One Hemibagrus wyckioides isolate EC202008001 linkage group LG07, SWU_Hwy_1.0, whole genome shotgun sequence DNA segment encodes these proteins:
- the LOC131356818 gene encoding carboxypeptidase Z-like isoform X1, with the protein MGRNLCTMRSLWMFLFVNILGRALWGFPRRCREGRYSQGRCRPPEEQPKCTEIMLTYCKDMPYSTTMYPNLLDQKSRTEAEQSVEYMLLNVVHSVLNGECNPDIRMLGCSIIAPRCENSKILKPCRSTCESVHKACDHLFERIGMAWPYYLDCDRFFVSEEEGCYDPLEGLRENVDPEMDSIPIEESSSVIPFTYHSNTQMFNILSKTAEDCSHISRTYSIGKSFEKKDLLVIEFSSNPGEHELLEPEVKYIGNMHGDEVLGRELLIHLAKYLCSEYLLGNTRIQTLINTTRIHILPSMNPDGYELALSEVLRDSDSEYDEDAIYTGQTAGRNNAQNIDLNRNFPDLTSYVYNQHKIKHFRNDHIPIPDSYWFGKVAPETYAVMKWIRSIPFVLSASFHGGDLVVSYPYDLSKHPLQKNAFSPTPDEQVFSQLAKMYANAHATMSSPDTDRCGGNFADKEGIVNGARWYSIQGGMGDFNYLHTNCFEITVALGCDKFPAEDDLYTGWKENKEALLTFLESVHMGIKGIVKDEDGNGIKGAVVSVRGIRHSITTAENGDYWRLLTPGIHIVSASASGYSRAIKKVHLPSHMQAAGRVDFVLKKVPVDPEMDKINTIHMSNYDHFDPYNILLQYNTMVRLRKKERQQKPWWWSYFTQLNNQNPSWLLRN; encoded by the exons ATGGGAAGAAACCTATGCACCATGAGAAGTTTGTGGATGTTTCTCTTCGTCAACATTTTGGGAAGAGCTCTGTGGGGTTTCCCGCGGCGTTGTAGAGAAGGCAGATATTCCCAAG gacGGTGCAGACCTCCTGAGGAACAAc CCAAATGTACAGAAATCATGTTGACGTACTGTAAAGACATGCCCTACTCCACCACCATGTACCCTAACCTCCTGGATCAAAAAAGTCGCACTGAGGCTGAGCAGAGTGTGGAGTATATGCTTCTAAATGTAGTTCATTCAGTGTTAAATGGGGAGTGCAATCCAGATATACGCATGCTGGGCTGCTCCATCATAGCGCCACGCTGTGAGAACAGCAAGATCCTGAAGCCCTGTCGTAGCACCTGTGAGAGTGTGCACAAGGCCTGTGACCACCTGTTTGAGCGAATTGGAATGGCCTGGCCTTACTACCTGGACTGTGACCGCTTTTTTGTTAGTGAAGAGGAGGGCTGCTATGACCCACTGGAAGGCCTGAGAG AGAATGTGGACCCTGAAATGGATAGCATTCCAATAGAGGAGTCCTCATCAGTAATCCCATTCACGTATCACTCCAACACACAGATGTTCAACATCCTCAGTAAGACTGCAGAAGATTGCTCTCACATTTCAAGGACATACAGCATTGGAAAGAGTTTTGAAAAGAAAGACCTGCTGGTAATTGAGTTTTCAAGCAACCCTGGAGAGCATGAGCTAT TGGAGCCAGAGGTCAAGTACATTGGAAACATGCATGGAGATGAGGTGCTGGGCCGAGAGCTGCTAATTCACTTGGCTAAGTACCTGTGCTCGGAATATCTGTTGGGAAACACACGGATCCAGACTCTCATCAACACCACACGCATCCACATTTTGCCTTCCATGAATCCTGATGGTTATGAGTTAGCTCTTTCTGAAGTGCTCAGAGATTCAGACTCAGAGTACGATGAG GATGCCATATACACAGGGCAGACAGCTGGCCGTAACAATGCCCAGAATATAGACCTCAATAGGAATTTCCCAGACTTGACTTCTTATGTCTACAACCAGCATAAAATCAAGCACTTTCGCAATGACCATATTCCCATCCCAGACTCATACTGGTTTGGTAAG GTTGCTCCAGAGACATATGCTGTTATGAAATGGATACGGTCCATTCCATTTGTTCTGTCTGCTAGCTTTCATGGAGGGGACCTGGTGGTGTCTTACCCTTATGACCTCTCAAAGCATCCTCTCCAAAAGAACGCATTCTCTCCCACTCCAGACGAGCAG GTCTTCAGTCAGTTGGCCAAGATGTACGCAAATGCCCATGCTACAATGTCTAGCCCAGACACTGACAGGTGTGGTGGCAACTTTGCTGATAAAGAGGGGATTGTGAATGGGGCTCGGTGGTACAGCATACAAGGAG GGATGGGAGACTTTAATTACCTCCACACAAACTGCTTTGAGATAACAGTAGCGCTGGGCTGTGACAAATTCCCAGCAGAGGACGACCTATATACAGgctggaaagaaaataaagaggcTCTATTAACTTTTTTGGAGTCG GTGCATATGGGAATTAAAGGAATTGTCAAAGATGAAGATGGCAATGGCATTAAAGGAGCTGTGGTGTCAGTCAGAGGGATCAGGCATTCCATCACCACAG CTGAAAACGGTGATTATTGGAGACTGCTGACACCAGGCATCCACATTGTCAGTGCCTCAGCATCAGGTTATAGCAGAGCCATAAAGAAGGTGCACCTTCCTTCTCACATGCAGGCTGCTGGTCGTGTGGACTTTGTGCTTAAGAAGGTTCCAGTGGATCcagaaatggataaaataaaCACCATTCATATGAGCAACTACGATCATTTTGACCCTTATAACATTCTGTTACAATATAATACGATGGTTAGGCTAAGGAAGAAGGAGAGGCAACAGAAACCATGGTGGTGGTCCTATTTCACACAGTTGAATAACCAAAACCCCTCCTGGCTCCTAAGGAATTAG
- the LOC131356818 gene encoding carboxypeptidase Z-like isoform X2 — MDSIPIEESSSVIPFTYHSNTQMFNILSKTAEDCSHISRTYSIGKSFEKKDLLVIEFSSNPGEHELLEPEVKYIGNMHGDEVLGRELLIHLAKYLCSEYLLGNTRIQTLINTTRIHILPSMNPDGYELALSEVLRDSDSEYDEDAIYTGQTAGRNNAQNIDLNRNFPDLTSYVYNQHKIKHFRNDHIPIPDSYWFGKVAPETYAVMKWIRSIPFVLSASFHGGDLVVSYPYDLSKHPLQKNAFSPTPDEQVFSQLAKMYANAHATMSSPDTDRCGGNFADKEGIVNGARWYSIQGGMGDFNYLHTNCFEITVALGCDKFPAEDDLYTGWKENKEALLTFLESVHMGIKGIVKDEDGNGIKGAVVSVRGIRHSITTAENGDYWRLLTPGIHIVSASASGYSRAIKKVHLPSHMQAAGRVDFVLKKVPVDPEMDKINTIHMSNYDHFDPYNILLQYNTMVRLRKKERQQKPWWWSYFTQLNNQNPSWLLRN, encoded by the exons ATGGATAGCATTCCAATAGAGGAGTCCTCATCAGTAATCCCATTCACGTATCACTCCAACACACAGATGTTCAACATCCTCAGTAAGACTGCAGAAGATTGCTCTCACATTTCAAGGACATACAGCATTGGAAAGAGTTTTGAAAAGAAAGACCTGCTGGTAATTGAGTTTTCAAGCAACCCTGGAGAGCATGAGCTAT TGGAGCCAGAGGTCAAGTACATTGGAAACATGCATGGAGATGAGGTGCTGGGCCGAGAGCTGCTAATTCACTTGGCTAAGTACCTGTGCTCGGAATATCTGTTGGGAAACACACGGATCCAGACTCTCATCAACACCACACGCATCCACATTTTGCCTTCCATGAATCCTGATGGTTATGAGTTAGCTCTTTCTGAAGTGCTCAGAGATTCAGACTCAGAGTACGATGAG GATGCCATATACACAGGGCAGACAGCTGGCCGTAACAATGCCCAGAATATAGACCTCAATAGGAATTTCCCAGACTTGACTTCTTATGTCTACAACCAGCATAAAATCAAGCACTTTCGCAATGACCATATTCCCATCCCAGACTCATACTGGTTTGGTAAG GTTGCTCCAGAGACATATGCTGTTATGAAATGGATACGGTCCATTCCATTTGTTCTGTCTGCTAGCTTTCATGGAGGGGACCTGGTGGTGTCTTACCCTTATGACCTCTCAAAGCATCCTCTCCAAAAGAACGCATTCTCTCCCACTCCAGACGAGCAG GTCTTCAGTCAGTTGGCCAAGATGTACGCAAATGCCCATGCTACAATGTCTAGCCCAGACACTGACAGGTGTGGTGGCAACTTTGCTGATAAAGAGGGGATTGTGAATGGGGCTCGGTGGTACAGCATACAAGGAG GGATGGGAGACTTTAATTACCTCCACACAAACTGCTTTGAGATAACAGTAGCGCTGGGCTGTGACAAATTCCCAGCAGAGGACGACCTATATACAGgctggaaagaaaataaagaggcTCTATTAACTTTTTTGGAGTCG GTGCATATGGGAATTAAAGGAATTGTCAAAGATGAAGATGGCAATGGCATTAAAGGAGCTGTGGTGTCAGTCAGAGGGATCAGGCATTCCATCACCACAG CTGAAAACGGTGATTATTGGAGACTGCTGACACCAGGCATCCACATTGTCAGTGCCTCAGCATCAGGTTATAGCAGAGCCATAAAGAAGGTGCACCTTCCTTCTCACATGCAGGCTGCTGGTCGTGTGGACTTTGTGCTTAAGAAGGTTCCAGTGGATCcagaaatggataaaataaaCACCATTCATATGAGCAACTACGATCATTTTGACCCTTATAACATTCTGTTACAATATAATACGATGGTTAGGCTAAGGAAGAAGGAGAGGCAACAGAAACCATGGTGGTGGTCCTATTTCACACAGTTGAATAACCAAAACCCCTCCTGGCTCCTAAGGAATTAG
- the gpr78b gene encoding G-protein coupled receptor 26, producing MDLAEILLALFIVVVATVSLLSNLLVLLCFAHSSEIRRQVPGIFTTNLSFCNLLITVLNMPSTLVGIVKDQQPFGDCLCRAVSFLDTFLTANAMLSMAALSIDRWIAVVFPLSYSSKMRCRDALLMVCYAWLHSLAFSVVALLRSWLDYSRAYASCTLRLNAESSRTDFAAFTVAFHGASFMLSLLVLCVTYLKVLKVARFHCKRIDIITMQTLFLLVDIHPSVKQRCLAEQKRRKQRATKKISIFIGSFIICFAPYVITRLTELLPFVDINRYWGIISKCLTYSKAASDPFAYSLLRQQYKKVLVTVANRLLKRDLHPSSGHNSSLDTENDYCLQRIS from the exons ATGGACTTAGCGGAGATCCTGCTCGCACTTTTTATCGTCGTGGTCGCGACGGTCTCCTTGTTGTCCAACTTGCTGGTTTTGCTATGTTTCGCGCACAGCAGCGAGATACGCAGGCAGGTGCCGGGCATATTCACGACGAACTTGTCCTTTTGCAACCTGCTCATAACCGTACTGAACATGCCGTCCACGTTGGTCGGGATCGTAAAGGACCAGCAGCCTTTCGGGGACTGCCTGTGTCGCGCGGTCAGCTTCCTCGACACGTTTCTGACGGCCAACGCGATGCTAAGCATGGCGGCGCTCAGCATCGACCGCTGGATCGCCGTGGTCTTCCCGCTGAGCTACTCGAGCAAGATGCGGTGCAGGGACGCGCTGCTGATGGTGTGCTACGCGTGGCTCCACTCGCTCGCCTTCTCCGTGGTGGCGCTGCTGCGCTCCTGGCTCGACTACAGCCGCGCGTACGCGTCCTGCACCTTGCGCCTGAACGCCGAGAGCTCCCGCACAGACTTCGCCGCCTTCACCGTGGCCTTCCACGGCGCCAGCTTTATGCTCTCGCTGCTCGTGTTGTGCGTGACTTACTTAAAAGTGCTCAAAGTCGCACGCTTTCATTGCAAAAGGATCGACATCATAACCATGCAGACGCTCTTCTTGCTTGTTGATATACACCCAAG CGTTAAACAGCGTTGTTTGGCCGAGCAAAAGAGGAGGAAACAGCGCGCAACGAAGAAAATCAGTATATTTATTGgatcatttattatttgtttcgCCCCATATGTCATAACCAG GCTGACAGAGCTTCTTCCCTTTGTGGATATCAACCGATACTGGGGTATCATCAGCAAGTGCTTAACATACAGCAAGGCAGCTTCAGATCCCTTTGCATATTCTCTCTTGCGCCAACAGTACAAGAAAGTACTTGTAACAGTGGCCAATCGCCTATTGAAACGTGACTTACATCCTTCCTCTGGACACAACAGCTCACTGGACACAGAAAATGACTACTGTCTCCAAAGAATCAGCTAA